One genomic region from Haloterrigena gelatinilytica encodes:
- a CDS encoding zinc-binding dehydrogenase, with amino-acid sequence MRAAAFTDLIGPEGVSVIERDEPDPGPGEAAVDVDACAINRHDLWILEGDSAMVDDDDLPFVTGLDVAGVVGAVGDDVDDVAPGDRVVLCPNQTCGSCRFCREGPENRCERFSLYHGGLAETARVEADRLVALPDGVSATTAAAIPTAYMTAFHMLRRADVGPGDLVFVPGATGGVGVAAVQLADILGARTIGTSSSASKLERVAELGLDHAIRATEPDAIREAVEAIGTPDAVINHLGGEYTRLGQEVMRRGGTMVVCGRTAGGESTIDVPDLFLGHKRVVGSTMGTQDDLRRLVELTADGDLSPVIDETFPLEATGEAFATMQDRDSVGKLVVEP; translated from the coding sequence ATGCGAGCCGCAGCCTTCACCGATCTGATCGGTCCCGAGGGAGTGAGCGTGATCGAGCGAGACGAGCCCGATCCCGGCCCCGGCGAGGCCGCGGTCGACGTCGACGCCTGTGCGATCAACCGCCACGATCTGTGGATCCTCGAGGGCGATTCGGCGATGGTCGACGACGACGACCTCCCGTTCGTGACGGGGCTGGACGTCGCCGGCGTCGTCGGCGCGGTCGGCGACGACGTCGACGACGTCGCGCCGGGCGACAGGGTCGTCCTCTGTCCGAATCAGACCTGCGGGTCCTGTCGGTTCTGCCGCGAGGGGCCGGAGAACCGCTGCGAACGGTTCTCGCTGTACCACGGCGGGCTCGCGGAGACGGCCCGCGTCGAGGCCGATCGGCTCGTCGCGCTTCCCGACGGCGTGAGCGCGACGACCGCCGCGGCGATTCCGACCGCCTACATGACCGCGTTCCACATGCTCCGGCGAGCCGACGTCGGGCCGGGCGACCTCGTCTTCGTTCCCGGCGCGACCGGCGGCGTCGGCGTCGCCGCCGTCCAGCTCGCCGACATCCTCGGCGCCCGGACGATCGGAACCTCCTCGTCGGCGTCGAAACTCGAGCGCGTCGCCGAACTGGGGCTCGATCACGCGATCCGGGCGACCGAGCCCGACGCGATCCGCGAGGCGGTCGAGGCGATCGGTACTCCCGACGCGGTGATCAACCACCTCGGCGGCGAGTACACCCGGCTCGGTCAGGAGGTCATGCGCCGCGGCGGGACGATGGTCGTCTGCGGCCGCACGGCCGGCGGCGAGTCGACGATCGACGTTCCGGACCTCTTCCTCGGTCACAAGCGCGTCGTCGGCTCCACGATGGGGACGCAGGACGATCTGCGCCGCCTCGTCGAACTGACCGCCGACGGCGACCTCTCACCGGTGATCGACGAGACGTTCCCGCTCGAGGCGACCGGTGAGGCGTTCGCGACGATGCAGGATCGGGATAGCGTCGGCAAACTCGTCGTCGAGCCGTAG